The Thunnus maccoyii chromosome 24, fThuMac1.1, whole genome shotgun sequence DNA window ctaGAGTTTAATTAACTGAACTTTCCATAGTATGAAAAATCCAAGAAGGTCAAAACTGCGTACTCACCTTCGTCATCAGAGTCAAACCCAAAGAGGTTGGAGCAACTCTGCAGCCGGaggtgactctgcagctcctcggTGTTGTTGAAAGTAGCGAAACAGTTGGCACATCTTTGTCTCTGCGGAGCCGCTGTAACATCAGCCCGCTCAGGAGGGGGGTTTCTTTGAGACGTCTGGAAAGACAGCATCTCCTTCCTTCGTTTTGGCATGGTGATGAACTTCTCGTCGAGGTACGCTGTCGGCGGGAGACGCATGTACGGCTTCTTTCCGTACTCGGCCAAAGTGTCTATACACACGGTGGATTTTTCATCTTCGCTTTCTGCTCGTTCCTCTGCTTTGCCATGTTGGATTTTAGTTTTTGACTTAACAGGCTTTTTACAGACTGACGGAGCACCCTCATCTTTACgtggacattttttcttgacAGTCTTCATATCACCATCTTTCTTAATCACCTTTGCTTTGTTGGGGTCAGATTTTTTCATATTAGATTTCTTTGCTTCCTTGTGTTTGTTCTCTTCAGAGGCAGTTGGTGGGGAAGTTGTTTCATTTACACTGTTAGAAGTAACAGCAGATATGCAGGAGGAACCGGGGCTTTCGAGTGTTGCGTCTGAGGTTTCCTCCTTTGCTTTTCCTTCCACATTGGGACAgctctctcctgctgctgctgctgctgctgctgctgctgctgctgctgctgctgctgctgctgctgctgctgctgctgctgctgctgctgctgctgcttgggCCTCAACCTGTTGGACTACAGATTTAGACTTTGCAGTCTTTTTTGAAGCAGATGTTTTGCTCGGGTCTTTGCATGGCCGTCTTTCCTTGACAGTCTTTTTGccctcttttttatttataactttGTGCTTCTTATTTGCTTTGCCTGAGTCAGAGGAAGCAGCTTGAGTATTCTTTTCTTTGGGACTATGAGATTTCTTAGATTTTTCCTTTGTTGTCAacttctgctttttctctcctgaGGTGGTGTGTGGTGAAGTTATTTCTTTGAAACTGTTACCAGGACTGTTTTGTGTTGAGTCTGTGTTTTCCGCCTTTGCCTTTCCCTGCTCATCAGCAAGACTttctactactgctgctgctgctgctactgctgctttGGCCTCAGATTTTGACTTGGCAAGTTTTGAGGCTGTAGAGACGCCCAGATCTTTGCGAGGACATTTTTTGTTGACAGTCTTTGTGTTGACTTTGCTGTTTGTAACCTTGTGCTTCTTTGATTTACTGGAGTCCAAAGAAACAGTACTGCCTTCTTCAGGAGCACAGCGTTTTTTTGTAATATGCGATTTCTTCACTTTGTCAGCAGTTaacatctgtgttttgtttgctgaCGTGGTGATGATTGACTCATTTAAACTCTTAGCTGTATCAGCAGGTGTAGATTTATTATGTGAGATCTTTTGTTTAACATGATTGCTCTTAATCTGCTTGTTCACTGATTTCGGTTCATTTGTTGACGTTTCTATCATTTTTACTACATCTTGAACATGCTGGCTCTTTTCTTCTTGAAACTTGTTGCTAACTGTTGAAGTTTCTGCTGTTTCAGTAGTATTTGTAGGAAGCTGAGCAGTTTTCGCTTTGACAGATTCATTGTTTCGACTAGTAGTAGTGTTTTCATCGTGCACAGCTTTCTTTGACTTAGGAGGACGCCCTCTTCTTTTAGGACCTTTTGTGTTTACTTTGACCAGCTTTTTCTTTAGCTTGTGCCTCactttgctgttgtgttttaacaaaGATGATGAGAAGACTTTGTGAGTTTTGGGAGCTGTCAGATTTGTTCTTGCTACTTGCCCTTTTCGTAATGTTTGCCTTAATCTCAGGTTAGGAACAGTTGACTCCCCGGTGGTGTCCTTGTTAGAGAGATTCTTCAACACATTGGAATCCTTGGTCTCATTTCTCTCTTGTTTCAACAGACATGATttgacagaggagagagaaggaacaCTAAGATTTCTTCCTGTTGATGAACTATGAGAAGCTTGTCTTCTTAATTTACGAGCAGTCTTGACACTCACAGTCTTTTTTACAGTCGTGGCAGCAGTAGAATCTTTTGGCTTATGATCTTGCTTCTTCTCCACTGGTCTGttatgtttgtcatttgtttgcacatttgTGTTCTTGATTGGTTTAGTGGGTTTAGAAGCGTAGTGCTCTCTTTCATGAAGGTTCAGTGCCcagagacaaataaataattgagaACAACCAGGGAGGCAGCACACTGCCTGCAGTGGACTGTGCCTCCTGGCATGGCGTCTCATTTCCATTCCGGTTTTGAATCTGGCAGTGCAACCCTGATGAAGGCAAGGATGCCGAGGCGCAAGTCTGTGTCTTTCTACATGatgctgaaaatgttcaaaactcCATAAAACCCTCATGCAAATACTGCATCTGCTGTTTCCGATTTGAAATGACAGTTCTAAAGGTTTGACATCACCATAGTGATCATCCAGAGCGTGGTACAGGAGTGCAACGCGATTTTTAGACAGGTCTGTAAACCAAGTGCATCCATCCGCAGGACAGCAAACTTTCTCTTGTGGCTCCACATTTTTCTCTTCAACAACCttcctgtcttgttttgtgGCTGTCTTCAGGACCTGCAGAGATTCTGTCTCCTTCACTGTATCTTCAGTGGAACTGCCAAACTCTTTCTCTACCTGCATTGATGTTGTAGAGGAATCCACTTTGAGATCATGGGTTTCTGGTAACCCAGGATTAACTGCTCCATCACTTGTTCTGTCGTGAGTGATCTCCTGCTGTCTAAGTGGCTGCTTAGTTTTCGAGTTTGTGGTGTTCTGTTTCATTCTGTCAAGCTGTTTCTTTTTGCTAATATGTCCATTTACCTTGTGAACAGAGGTTTTGCTATCAAGGTTCTTGTTTTGCTCCTTTCCTTTCTGTAAAAACTGACCATCTGCTGGCTTGTCACTGGATCTTAACTTTCTTGATTCAGTTGGGCCTGACTCTAGATTGCTCAGAGATTTAGGACGGACAGCACATTTCCTCGGTCTCCCACTACTATGATGCCCTAAAGACATGTTTGTGGTCTTAGCTTTGGCAGAGGTCTTAGGTGTGGAGATATCTTTGGTGTCAGACACCCAGTTTTCTTGGGCTTTGTTGCCGACTGACTCTTTGCTCTTTTTCAGCTTCTCTATGTGATCAGACAGGTGCATCATGGCCAGGAGGTCATCTTTGAACATTGTCCCACAGAACATACACTCATCCTTACGGTAATGAAACATTGCATGTGCTACCACACGATTACCCCTGAAGTCCTTGTTGCAAAAGATGCAACAGAACTCTAACTTGGATTCCTCTGattcaactgctgtttccattGGATCACTGTTCTCTGGTGTTTCTGGATCAATGTCATCGGTTTCCTCGTTCTTTTTACCTTGCATGTCAGCAACTCTAGAGGTCCCCTGTTGTGGCACAAAGCAGCTGGAGGTAGTCCGTATTTTATGAGGAACATTCGGTTTAAGCACTGATGTTGACTCCTTGGAGGCACCGTCCTCCAGAACTGGTTGTTTGTGATTCTCCAGATCTCGAGCAAGTTCCTCAGGTGTAAATTCAGTTACCATCTCTGTTACTAATGTCAGAGCAGATATATCATTTATACTGTCTGGCTCTGTAGGTGCACAAGTAGATTCTGTCTCTGAAATCGCACACAAAGTCCCCATGTTCTCGCCAGACATTGTGTCTTTTTGAACACCTGTATCTGCTGTGTCCCTTTTGAGTTCATCTTTATAGGGCATGTGTCCATCTGAGTCTTTAGGTACCACTGTGGTGAGCACCCCTGAAGTGTCTGCTTTAACATGGGCTACATAATTCTTGCCACTTTCAGACCGAGAGGAAAGTGAACTCGGTTCTTGTTCACCTAGAGCTCCAGTGTTTGAATTGTCTGCCGTACTGGACACTAGAGGGATTTCATCAGTAACTACCATTTGATTGTTGTGTGCAGTTATGGTCTGTGAAGCCTCGGCTGAGGCTGTGGTTTTTGAGACATCTTTTATATTATGCACTTTAGAAGCCTTATCGATAACTGGGGATTGTGTCACTTTAGCCGCTGCTGTGGTTTGTGAAGCGATAGTGACTTTCATCTCAACGGCGGATTCTTCACTGAGCTCTCTCGCTGAAACTATGGTT harbors:
- the LOC121892076 gene encoding uncharacterized protein LOC121892076 isoform X5 — translated: MAEEGSVYELEGLEKQLQSLLSRYSSDELRADSKPFCSDYCKLVEEYASRWQVPLPQLRIFEVALRYFAQASIFFTSNCDHVLHTLSSLALSVFELLLFFDQKDFLQEPLKHFTVTFQECHLALAKHQNVHLLQVERSVRGGGAWASSALQAILSESSLPQNEVDGCISSELPVFFELRVRYLLSCERFSEALALAKCCAQHPTAGQHLFFLQVYLTWLHKTSQHDRLHKEVADLNGKDAVHIICSLEREEKDELLLALSRAFLSQQLRRGNMYYLCDLVFIWSKLHSRLKTSKQALLEESRQLMRSATNVNSIFPFIRVILQELGEDGIQFCVELCANALESCLPCDVVTKSLIYKTIAGLLPNDLEVCRACALLVFFLERSVDTYKMVYLLYMHPDQEYHVEYSPIRNHIRFETLQVLKKDLYFDPEFWNLIALRTNCLKLMSGKVVDAALEEIMDEKWISKYCTKEAASRSSASLCQKGSKGAAARKRHHKEDRHHKEDITDMAPKRLKVGHGTAVKKKGNQGSRHMKEASSEPLRRSFWQLDRIQDNVVIPYGEQRRTTRLSEKNPPKRRIRKPRWLLEDSGTLEENNVPPKIKKHGLKHGKHHQSSVVKGPESGQSKNNTKHKVSVNSHLKARENNTKHQKGLSVDSLKPAFTPQVILELSLPDNELMGTFTEDTCNKQRGFPQMLLYKPTVKLPAASQPVKAVHRKEVILRARDATMFVQQLHCYARREKGKRNGSNIHGSVSTITRSSVQGSPPKDPPRELCENPDVEMKGGISSQTPAAAESPVLGKVLQKKGSAREIFENSAVEMKVAAASQTSPALKVTETSVLEKVPQAQTTEKISQTIVSARELSEESAVEMKVTIASQTTAAAKVTQSPVIDKASKVHNIKDVSKTTASAEASQTITAHNNQMVVTDEIPLVSSTADNSNTGALGEQEPSSLSSRSESGKNYVAHVKADTSGVLTTVVPKDSDGHMPYKDELKRDTADTGVQKDTMSGENMGTLCAISETESTCAPTEPDSINDISALTLVTEMVTEFTPEELARDLENHKQPVLEDGASKESTSVLKPNVPHKIRTTSSCFVPQQGTSRVADMQGKKNEETDDIDPETPENSDPMETAVESEESKLEFCCIFCNKDFRGNRVVAHAMFHYRKDECMFCGTMFKDDLLAMMHLSDHIEKLKKSKESVGNKAQENWVSDTKDISTPKTSAKAKTTNMSLGHHSSGRPRKCAVRPKSLSNLESGPTESRKLRSSDKPADGQFLQKGKEQNKNLDSKTSVHKVNGHISKKKQLDRMKQNTTNSKTKQPLRQQEITHDRTSDGAVNPGLPETHDLKVDSSTTSMQVEKEFGSSTEDTVKETESLQVLKTATKQDRKVVEEKNVEPQEKVCCPADGCTWFTDLSKNRVALLYHALDDHYGDVKPLELSFQIGNSRCSICMRVLWSFEHFQHHVERHRLAPRHPCLHQGCTARFKTGMEMRRHARRHSPLQAVCCLPGCSQLFICLWALNLHEREHYASKPTKPIKNTNVQTNDKHNRPVEKKQDHKPKDSTAATTVKKTVSVKTARKLRRQASHSSSTGRNLSVPSLSSVKSCLLKQERNETKDSNVLKNLSNKDTTGESTVPNLRLRQTLRKGQVARTNLTAPKTHKVFSSSLLKHNSKVRHKLKKKLVKVNTKGPKRRGRPPKSKKAVHDENTTTSRNNESVKAKTAQLPTNTTETAETSTVSNKFQEEKSQHVQDVVKMIETSTNEPKSVNKQIKSNHVKQKISHNKSTPADTAKSLNESIITTSANKTQMLTADKVKKSHITKKRCAPEEGSTVSLDSSKSKKHKVTNSKVNTKTVNKKCPRKDLGVSTASKLAKSKSEAKAAVAAAAAVVESLADEQGKAKAENTDSTQNSPGNSFKEITSPHTTSGEKKQKLTTKEKSKKSHSPKEKNTQAASSDSGKANKKHKVINKKEGKKTVKERRPCKDPSKTSASKKTAKSKSVVQQVEAQAAAAAAGESCPNVEGKAKEETSDATLESPGSSCISAVTSNSVNETTSPPTASEENKHKEAKKSNMKKSDPNKAKVIKKDGDMKTVKKKCPRKDEGAPSVCKKPVKSKTKIQHGKAEERAESEDEKSTVCIDTLAEYGKKPYMRLPPTAYLDEKFITMPKRRKEMLSFQTSQRNPPPERADVTAAPQRQRCANCFATFNNTEELQSHLRLQSCSNLFGFDSDDEGNS
- the LOC121892076 gene encoding uncharacterized protein LOC121892076 isoform X4, which encodes MAEEGSVYELEGLEKQLQSLLSRYSSDELRADSKPFCSDYCKLVEEYASRWQVPLPQLRIFEVALRYFAQASIFFTSNCDHVLHTLSSLALSVFELLLFFDQKDFLQEPLKHFTVTFQECHLALAKHQNVHLLQVERSVRGGGAWASSALQAILSESSLPQNEVDGCISSELPVFFELRVRYLLSCERFSEALALAKCCAQHPTAGQHLFFLQVYLTWLHKTSQHDRLHKEVADLNGKDAVHIICSLEREEKDELLLALSRAFLSQQLRRGNMYYLCDLVFIWSKLHSRLKTSKQALLEESRQLMRSATNVNSIFPFIRVILQELGEDGIQFCVELCANALESCLPCDVVTKSLIYKTIAGLLPNDLEVCRACALLVFFLERSVDTYKMVYLLYMHPDQEYHVEYSPIRNHIRFETLQVLKKDLYFDPEFWNLIALRTNCLKLMSGKVVDAALEEIMDEKWISKYCTKEAASRSSASLCQKGSKGAAARKRHHKEDRHHKEDITDMAPKRLKVGHGTAVKKKGNQGSRHMKEASSEPLRRSFWQLDRIQDNVVIPYGEQRRTTRLSEKNPPKRRIRKPRWLLEDSGTLEENNVPPKIKKHGLKHGKHHQSSVVKGPESGQSKNNTKHKVSVNSHLKARENNTKHQKGLSVDSLKPAFTPQVILELSLPDNELMGTFTEDTCNKQRGFPQMLLYKPTVKLPAASQPVKAVHRKEVILRARDATMFVQQLHCYARREKGKRNGSNIHGSVSTITRSSVQGSPPKDPPRELCENPDVEMKGGISSQTPAAAESPVLGKVLQKKGSAREIFENSAVEMKVAAASQTSPALKVTETSVLEKVPQAQTTEKISQTIVSARELSEESAVEMKVTIASQTTAAAKVTQSPVIDKASKVHNIKDVSKTTASAEASQTITAHNNQMVVTDEIPLVSSTADNSNTGALGEQEPSSLSSRSESGKNYVAHVKADTSGVLTTVVPKDSDGHMPYKDELKRDTADTGVQKDTMSGENMGTLCAISETESTCAPTEPDSINDISALTLVTEMVTEFTPEELARDLENHKQPVLEDGASKESTSVLKPNVPHKIRTTSSCFVPQQGTSRVADMQGKKNEETDDIDPETPENSDPMETAVESEESKLEFCCIFCNKDFRGNRVVAHAMFHYRKDECMFCGTMFKDDLLAMMHLSDHIEKLKKSKESVGNKAQENWVSDTKDISTPKTSAKAKTTNMSLGHHSSGRPRKCAVRPKSLSNLESGPTESRKLRSSDKPADGQFLQKGKEQNKNLDSKTSVHKVNGHISKKKQLDRMKQNTTNSKTKQPLRQQEITHDRTSDGAVNPGLPETHDLKVDSSTTSMQVEKEFGSSTEDTVKETESLQVLKTATKQDRKVVEEKNVEPQEKVCCPADGCTWFTDLSKNRVALLYHALDDHYGDVKPLELSFQIGNSRCSICMRVLWSFEHFQHHVERHRLAPRHPCLHQGCTARFKTGMEMRRHARRHSPLQAVCCLPGCSQLFICLWALNLHEREHYASKPTKPIKNTNVQTNDKHNRPVEKKQDHKPKDSTAATTVKKTVSVKTARKLRRQASHSSSTGRNLSVPSLSSVKSCLLKQERNETKDSNVLKNLSNKDTTGESTVPNLRLRQTLRKGQVARTNLTAPKTHKVFSSSLLKHNSKVRHKLKKKLVKVNTKGPKRRGRPPKSKKAVHDENTTTSRNNESVKAKTAQLPTNTTETAETSTVSNKFQEEKSQHVQDVVKMIETSTNEPKSVNKQIKSNHVKQKISHNKSTPADTAKSLNESIITTSANKTQMLTADKVKKSHITKKRCAPEEGSTVSLDSSKSKKHKVTNSKVNTKTVNKKCPRKDLGVSTASKLAKSKSEAKAAVAAAAAVVESLADEQGKAKAENTDSTQNSPGNSFKEITSPHTTSGEKKQKLTTKEKSKKSHSPKEKNTQAASSDSGKANKKHKVINKKEGKKTVKERRPCKDPSKTSASKKTAKSKSVVQQVEAQAAAAAAAGESCPNVEGKAKEETSDATLESPGSSCISAVTSNSVNETTSPPTASEENKHKEAKKSNMKKSDPNKAKVIKKDGDMKTVKKKCPRKDEGAPSVCKKPVKSKTKIQHGKAEERAESEDEKSTVCIDTLAEYGKKPYMRLPPTAYLDEKFITMPKRRKEMLSFQTSQRNPPPERADVTAAPQRQRCANCFATFNNTEELQSHLRLQSCSNLFGFDSDDEGNS
- the LOC121892076 gene encoding uncharacterized protein LOC121892076 isoform X3, with product MAEEGSVYELEGLEKQLQSLLSRYSSDELRADSKPFCSDYCKLVEEYASRWQVPLPQLRIFEVALRYFAQASIFFTSNCDHVLHTLSSLALSVFELLLFFDQKDFLQEPLKHFTVTFQECHLALAKHQNVHLLQVERSVRGGGAWASSALQAILSESSLPQNEVDGCISSELPVFFELRVRYLLSCERFSEALALAKCCAQHPTAGQHLFFLQVYLTWLHKTSQHDRLHKEVADLNGKDAVHIICSLEREEKDELLLALSRAFLSQQLRRGNMYYLCDLVFIWSKLHSRLKTSKQALLEESRQLMRSATNVNSIFPFIRVILQELGEDGIQFCVELCANALESCLPCDVVTKSLIYKTIAGLLPNDLEVCRACALLVFFLERSVDTYKMVYLLYMHPDQEYHVEYSPIRNHIRFETLQVLKKDLYFDPEFWNLIALRTNCLKLMSGKVVDAALEEIMDEKWISKYCTKEAASRSSASLCQKGSKGAAARKRHHKEDRHHKEDITDMAPKRLKVGHGTAVKKKGNQGSRHMKEASSEPLRRSFWQLDRIQDNVVIPYGEQRRTTRLSEKNPPKRRIRKPRWLLEDSGTLEENNVPPKIKKHGLKHGKHHQSSVVKGPESGQSKNNTKHKVSVNSHLKARENNTKHQKGLSVDSLKPAFTPQVILELSLPDNELMGTFTEDTCNKQRGFPQMLLYKPTVKLPAASQPVKAVHRKEVILRARDATMFVQQLHCYARREKGKRNGSNIHGSVSTITRSSVQGSPPKDPPRELCENPDVEMKGGISSQTPAAAESPVLGKVLQKKGSAREIFENSAVEMKVAAASQTSPALKVTETSVLEKVPQAQTTEKISQTIVSARELSEESAVEMKVTIASQTTAAAKVTQSPVIDKASKVHNIKDVSKTTASAEASQTITAHNNQMVVTDEIPLVSSTADNSNTGALGEQEPSSLSSRSESGKNYVAHVKADTSGVLTTVVPKDSDGHMPYKDELKRDTADTGVQKDTMSGENMGTLCAISETESTCAPTEPDSINDISALTLVTEMVTEFTPEELARDLENHKQPVLEDGASKESTSVLKPNVPHKIRTTSSCFVPQQGTSRVADMQGKKNEETDDIDPETPENSDPMETAVESEESKLEFCCIFCNKDFRGNRVVAHAMFHYRKDECMFCGTMFKDDLLAMMHLSDHIEKLKKSKESVGNKAQENWVSDTKDISTPKTSAKAKTTNMSLGHHSSGRPRKCAVRPKSLSNLESGPTESRKLRSSDKPADGQFLQKGKEQNKNLDSKTSVHKVNGHISKKKQLDRMKQNTTNSKTKQPLRQQEITHDRTSDGAVNPGLPETHDLKVDSSTTSMQVEKEFGSSTEDTVKETESLQVLKTATKQDRKVVEEKNVEPQEKVCCPADGCTWFTDLSKNRVALLYHALDDHYGDVKPLELSFQIGNSRCSICMRVLWSFEHFQHHVERHRLAPRHPCLHQGCTARFKTGMEMRRHARRHSPLQAVCCLPGCSQLFICLWALNLHEREHYASKPTKPIKNTNVQTNDKHNRPVEKKQDHKPKDSTAATTVKKTVSVKTARKLRRQASHSSSTGRNLSVPSLSSVKSCLLKQERNETKDSNVLKNLSNKDTTGESTVPNLRLRQTLRKGQVARTNLTAPKTHKVFSSSLLKHNSKVRHKLKKKLVKVNTKGPKRRGRPPKSKKAVHDENTTTSRNNESVKAKTAQLPTNTTETAETSTVSNKFQEEKSQHVQDVVKMIETSTNEPKSVNKQIKSNHVKQKISHNKSTPADTAKSLNESIITTSANKTQMLTADKVKKSHITKKRCAPEEGSTVSLDSSKSKKHKVTNSKVNTKTVNKKCPRKDLGVSTASKLAKSKSEAKAAVAAAAAVVESLADEQGKAKAENTDSTQNSPGNSFKEITSPHTTSGEKKQKLTTKEKSKKSHSPKEKNTQAASSDSGKANKKHKVINKKEGKKTVKERRPCKDPSKTSASKKTAKSKSVVQQVEAQAAAAAAAAAAAGESCPNVEGKAKEETSDATLESPGSSCISAVTSNSVNETTSPPTASEENKHKEAKKSNMKKSDPNKAKVIKKDGDMKTVKKKCPRKDEGAPSVCKKPVKSKTKIQHGKAEERAESEDEKSTVCIDTLAEYGKKPYMRLPPTAYLDEKFITMPKRRKEMLSFQTSQRNPPPERADVTAAPQRQRCANCFATFNNTEELQSHLRLQSCSNLFGFDSDDEGNS
- the LOC121892076 gene encoding uncharacterized protein LOC121892076 isoform X2, which encodes MAEEGSVYELEGLEKQLQSLLSRYSSDELRADSKPFCSDYCKLVEEYASRWQVPLPQLRIFEVALRYFAQASIFFTSNCDHVLHTLSSLALSVFELLLFFDQKDFLQEPLKHFTVTFQECHLALAKHQNVHLLQVERSVRGGGAWASSALQAILSESSLPQNEVDGCISSELPVFFELRVRYLLSCERFSEALALAKCCAQHPTAGQHLFFLQVYLTWLHKTSQHDRLHKEVADLNGKDAVHIICSLEREEKDELLLALSRAFLSQQLRRGNMYYLCDLVFIWSKLHSRLKTSKQALLEESRQLMRSATNVNSIFPFIRVILQELGEDGIQFCVELCANALESCLPCDVVTKSLIYKTIAGLLPNDLEVCRACALLVFFLERSVDTYKMVYLLYMHPDQEYHVEYSPIRNHIRFETLQVLKKDLYFDPEFWNLIALRTNCLKLMSGKVVDAALEEIMDEKWISKYCTKEAASRSSASLCQKGSKGAAARKRHHKEDRHHKEDITDMAPKRLKVGHGTAVKKKGNQGSRHMKEASSEPLRRSFWQLDRIQDNVVIPYGEQRRTTRLSEKNPPKRRIRKPRWLLEDSGTLEENNVPPKIKKHGLKHGKHHQSSVVKGPESGQSKNNTKHKVSVNSHLKARENNTKHQKGLSVDSLKPAFTPQVILELSLPDNELMGTFTEDTCNKQRGFPQMLLYKPTVKLPAASQPVKAVHRKEVILRARDATMFVQQLHCYARREKGKRNGSNIHGSVSTITRSSVQGSPPKDPPRELCENPDVEMKGGISSQTPAAAESPVLGKVLQKKGSAREIFENSAVEMKVAAASQTSPALKVTETSVLEKVPQAQTTEKISQTIVSARELSEESAVEMKVTIASQTTAAAKVTQSPVIDKASKVHNIKDVSKTTASAEASQTITAHNNQMVVTDEIPLVSSTADNSNTGALGEQEPSSLSSRSESGKNYVAHVKADTSGVLTTVVPKDSDGHMPYKDELKRDTADTGVQKDTMSGENMGTLCAISETESTCAPTEPDSINDISALTLVTEMVTEFTPEELARDLENHKQPVLEDGASKESTSVLKPNVPHKIRTTSSCFVPQQGTSRVADMQGKKNEETDDIDPETPENSDPMETAVESEESKLEFCCIFCNKDFRGNRVVAHAMFHYRKDECMFCGTMFKDDLLAMMHLSDHIEKLKKSKESVGNKAQENWVSDTKDISTPKTSAKAKTTNMSLGHHSSGRPRKCAVRPKSLSNLESGPTESRKLRSSDKPADGQFLQKGKEQNKNLDSKTSVHKVNGHISKKKQLDRMKQNTTNSKTKQPLRQQEITHDRTSDGAVNPGLPETHDLKVDSSTTSMQVEKEFGSSTEDTVKETESLQVLKTATKQDRKVVEEKNVEPQEKVCCPADGCTWFTDLSKNRVALLYHALDDHYGDVKPLELSFQIGNSRCSICMRVLWSFEHFQHHVERHRLAPRHPCLHQGCTARFKTGMEMRRHARRHSPLQAVCCLPGCSQLFICLWALNLHEREHYASKPTKPIKNTNVQTNDKHNRPVEKKQDHKPKDSTAATTVKKTVSVKTARKLRRQASHSSSTGRNLSVPSLSSVKSCLLKQERNETKDSNVLKNLSNKDTTGESTVPNLRLRQTLRKGQVARTNLTAPKTHKVFSSSLLKHNSKVRHKLKKKLVKVNTKGPKRRGRPPKSKKAVHDENTTTSRNNESVKAKTAQLPTNTTETAETSTVSNKFQEEKSQHVQDVVKMIETSTNEPKSVNKQIKSNHVKQKISHNKSTPADTAKSLNESIITTSANKTQMLTADKVKKSHITKKRCAPEEGSTVSLDSSKSKKHKVTNSKVNTKTVNKKCPRKDLGVSTASKLAKSKSEAKAAVAAAAAVVESLADEQGKAKAENTDSTQNSPGNSFKEITSPHTTSGEKKQKLTTKEKSKKSHSPKEKNTQAASSDSGKANKKHKVINKKEGKKTVKERRPCKDPSKTSASKKTAKSKSVVQQVEAQAAAAAAAAAAAAGESCPNVEGKAKEETSDATLESPGSSCISAVTSNSVNETTSPPTASEENKHKEAKKSNMKKSDPNKAKVIKKDGDMKTVKKKCPRKDEGAPSVCKKPVKSKTKIQHGKAEERAESEDEKSTVCIDTLAEYGKKPYMRLPPTAYLDEKFITMPKRRKEMLSFQTSQRNPPPERADVTAAPQRQRCANCFATFNNTEELQSHLRLQSCSNLFGFDSDDEGNS